From one Verrucomicrobiia bacterium genomic stretch:
- a CDS encoding roadblock/LC7 domain-containing protein, with product MFSTFKKIFGKRADSAVDSSSQLRAPASAPALATARAAQSRPATRPEAPAAPRPVAVPANAPVAFPVPLRAIVAKFSPELMQMVRQSDVGDAFVSVPTQKILSQISQGAVKISFGELRQLSPAGTFTNDTDRDRSPVEIPLQEILARLTPGLLSRRPSQKQVSIPPEVTGPFGGGHANITFSTSTMKPGSGAQAVGASVPTQTPVAPSPAPAPAYAPPAYSAPPVAPAPAPRPMPFPSAPSPVSARPMSPLAAPLPEVEQQFFRKSAPQSVAAPVTPSGKSDTEPQFFRKSAPQPMAAPISPIAPATKSDTEPQFFRKPAAQPLAPAAPTPAPAPIAPPAALRPVYSPIAPTPAPAPVAPMVPPSPIAMPEPPRAAAPVAPITPIAPEPEPEPEPIRFTPPPPAPVAAPATPAETRFLTVLISDISAAWPDAVQQEMAALNVVHSTALLPFGVIELAMKQGRIALPWRIFRSWIKPPVIASSSPNDAVVVELPLKIVAPLFLAELKGSKAQKKVAIDTNIPDLFSNRAAGEPVPAMPSVVSASPAPTPVAPTIKTSDTNYYGRKVAEGQPEEPAPVVKKGPSPGTAFLVRYATPNEIVSKAAALDGVDGALIALPDGLLVASQIPSSMNADTVAAFLPQIFSRVTQCTKELRLGDLNNLNFTVGAIPWKIFKVGAIYFAAFGRPGEALPTAALAGIAAELDRKAK from the coding sequence ATGTTCAGCACATTTAAAAAGATATTTGGCAAGCGTGCTGATAGTGCAGTTGACTCTTCGAGCCAACTGCGCGCGCCTGCATCGGCCCCGGCATTAGCCACCGCGCGCGCGGCTCAGTCACGTCCCGCGACCCGTCCCGAAGCGCCCGCCGCACCGCGGCCCGTTGCTGTTCCTGCGAATGCTCCAGTCGCGTTCCCAGTTCCGTTGCGCGCCATCGTCGCCAAGTTTTCGCCCGAGTTGATGCAAATGGTTCGCCAGTCGGACGTGGGTGATGCTTTCGTTTCGGTGCCGACGCAAAAAATCCTTTCGCAAATTTCGCAGGGTGCGGTGAAAATTTCTTTCGGAGAATTGCGCCAGCTTTCTCCCGCTGGAACTTTTACCAACGACACTGATCGCGACCGCAGTCCGGTGGAGATTCCTTTGCAGGAAATTCTGGCGCGGTTGACGCCGGGATTGCTTTCGCGCCGCCCGTCGCAAAAACAAGTTTCCATTCCGCCGGAAGTCACCGGCCCGTTCGGTGGCGGCCATGCGAACATCACTTTTTCGACTTCGACGATGAAGCCAGGTTCCGGCGCGCAAGCGGTCGGAGCTTCAGTGCCTACGCAGACGCCGGTTGCTCCGTCGCCCGCTCCCGCACCGGCTTACGCGCCGCCCGCTTACTCAGCGCCTCCGGTTGCGCCTGCGCCCGCGCCACGGCCAATGCCATTTCCATCCGCGCCATCGCCCGTGTCGGCGCGCCCGATGTCGCCGCTGGCCGCCCCGCTGCCGGAAGTCGAACAACAATTTTTCCGCAAGTCCGCACCGCAATCCGTAGCCGCGCCCGTGACGCCTTCGGGCAAGTCAGACACGGAACCGCAGTTTTTCCGCAAGTCCGCGCCCCAGCCAATGGCCGCGCCGATTTCGCCGATTGCTCCCGCGACCAAGTCGGACACCGAACCACAATTTTTCCGCAAGCCTGCGGCTCAGCCGTTGGCCCCTGCGGCACCGACTCCCGCTCCCGCGCCCATCGCACCGCCAGCGGCGTTGCGCCCGGTTTATAGTCCGATTGCGCCGACGCCAGCACCTGCGCCGGTTGCGCCGATGGTTCCACCTTCGCCGATCGCGATGCCTGAACCGCCGCGCGCGGCGGCTCCGGTTGCGCCGATCACGCCCATCGCTCCCGAGCCGGAACCCGAGCCAGAGCCGATTCGCTTTACACCGCCGCCGCCCGCTCCGGTGGCCGCGCCGGCCACCCCCGCTGAGACGCGTTTTCTCACGGTTTTAATTTCGGATATTTCCGCCGCATGGCCCGACGCAGTGCAGCAGGAAATGGCCGCGCTGAATGTCGTTCACTCGACGGCGTTGCTGCCTTTTGGCGTCATCGAACTTGCGATGAAGCAGGGACGGATTGCGCTGCCGTGGCGGATTTTCCGTTCGTGGATCAAGCCGCCGGTCATCGCTTCGAGTTCGCCGAATGACGCGGTGGTGGTTGAATTGCCGCTGAAGATTGTCGCGCCGCTTTTCCTGGCTGAATTAAAAGGCAGCAAGGCGCAAAAGAAAGTGGCGATTGACACGAATATTCCCGATCTCTTTTCCAATCGCGCCGCCGGTGAACCCGTGCCGGCCATGCCGAGCGTCGTGTCAGCCAGTCCGGCTCCGACTCCGGTCGCACCCACGATCAAAACGTCGGATACGAATTATTACGGCCGCAAAGTGGCTGAGGGACAACCCGAAGAACCAGCGCCGGTGGTGAAAAAAGGCCCTTCGCCGGGCACGGCATTTTTGGTGCGTTACGCGACGCCGAATGAAATCGTGAGCAAGGCGGCCGCGCTGGATGGTGTGGATGGCGCGTTGATCGCACTGCCGGATGGGTTGCTCGTGGCGAGCCAGATCCCGAGCAGCATGAATGCGGACACGGTGGCGGCGTTTCTGCCGCAGATCTTCAGCCGCGTGACGCAATGCACGAAGGAACTGCGCCTGGGCGATTTGAACAATTTGAATTTCACCGTGGGCGCGATTCCGTGGAAAATTTTCAAGGTGGGCGCGATTTACTTTGCGGCATTCGGACGCCCGGGTGAGGCGCTGCCGACCGCCGCGCTGGCGGGCATAGCCGCGGAACTCGACCGCAAGGCAAAATAA
- a CDS encoding HD domain-containing phosphohydrolase, whose product MKKILLVDDEQMLLDALRLSLRKQFPIETACGPIAGLAALKNWQDFSVVVSDMRMPEMTGVEFLAKVKEFAPDVVRIMLTANIDQGTAIQAVNEGNVFRFLNKPCTVEELTAAINAGIRQYQLITAEHDLLENTLRGSVKILTEILALADSTAFGHAEKVRDEVRGLCAALKIENSWELEVAALLSHIGFMTIPAETILKFRSGKTLTAPETELFRQIPAMSGRLLSQISRLEGVSKILTYQGKHFDGTGEPADSVRGTALPQGARMLKFLYDLVELETEGTSRSAALALMRTRAGWYDPAILAAYDLPEGQRPGAQSAPSKPALEIDFSQLRVGHVLCADVLTKDGTLIVISGNRITPTLMERLRNFNGLSGISEPILIEG is encoded by the coding sequence ATGAAGAAAATTTTATTGGTTGATGACGAACAAATGTTGCTGGACGCCCTCCGGCTGTCGTTGCGCAAACAATTTCCGATCGAAACCGCCTGCGGCCCCATTGCCGGGCTCGCGGCCTTAAAAAATTGGCAGGATTTTTCCGTCGTGGTCAGTGACATGCGGATGCCCGAAATGACCGGCGTCGAATTTCTTGCCAAGGTCAAGGAATTCGCCCCCGACGTCGTGCGCATTATGCTCACCGCCAATATTGACCAGGGAACCGCCATCCAGGCCGTCAATGAAGGCAATGTTTTCCGTTTCCTTAATAAACCCTGCACCGTCGAGGAATTAACCGCGGCGATCAACGCCGGGATTCGCCAATATCAGTTGATCACGGCTGAACACGATTTGCTCGAAAATACTCTCCGTGGCAGCGTAAAAATCCTGACGGAAATTCTCGCCTTGGCGGATTCCACCGCCTTTGGCCATGCGGAAAAGGTTCGCGACGAAGTGCGCGGACTTTGCGCCGCGCTGAAAATCGAGAATTCGTGGGAACTGGAAGTGGCGGCTTTGCTTTCGCACATCGGTTTCATGACCATCCCGGCGGAAACCATTCTGAAGTTTCGCTCCGGCAAAACCCTTACTGCCCCCGAGACCGAATTGTTCCGGCAAATCCCGGCGATGAGCGGACGCCTGCTTTCGCAAATATCCCGGCTCGAAGGGGTCTCGAAAATCCTGACCTATCAAGGCAAACATTTTGATGGCACGGGTGAACCTGCCGATTCCGTGCGCGGAACGGCCCTGCCGCAGGGCGCGCGAATGCTCAAATTCCTCTACGATCTGGTCGAACTCGAAACCGAGGGAACCAGCCGTTCCGCCGCCCTCGCTCTCATGCGCACCCGCGCCGGCTGGTACGATCCCGCCATTCTTGCCGCCTACGATTTGCCGGAAGGCCAAAGACCCGGCGCACAAAGCGCTCCGTCAAAACCCGCATTAGAGATTGATTTTTCACAGTTGCGGGTGGGCCATGTTCTGTGCGCGGATGTGCTGACCAAAGACGGAACCTTGATCGTTATTTCCGGCAATCGGATCACGCCGACGTTGATGGAGCGCCTCCGAAACTTCAATGGCCTGTCCGGCATCAGTGAACCCATTCTTATCGAAGGCTGA
- a CDS encoding response regulator: MRPRILLLDDDKDLLELYREILSQLPSRPEIFTSSTGARAIAMLAAESFTLLVTDLNMPKMDGLQVLSIVRKKFPDLRTVVLTSVVDEQFRSRVYSLGVDLFWQKPGSGEEIKHFLDCLESLIGRESQSGFRGVHSKSLVDIIQLECLSQNSTVLKITNGPLVGRIWVQGGEVTDAVTDDLGGEQAFHRILSWRAGNFEALPAEPNHPRTIYSPYQGLLLETAQAHDENHAQHHLEAAPSQAEPGPLGQMSRVPGVEFVLVLKPGGEPAFESRGLENPQPVADWSRDTLEQFRALGERLQAGPLQQLEGLGPQGHVALAHHHDTDFCVGWNQDLTSGQIQESMKKTLALWVS, encoded by the coding sequence ATGCGACCAAGAATCCTCCTATTGGATGATGATAAGGATTTGCTGGAGTTGTATCGCGAGATCCTCTCCCAGTTGCCGAGCCGTCCGGAGATTTTCACCTCCTCGACCGGCGCGCGCGCCATAGCCATGCTCGCCGCCGAGTCGTTCACGCTCCTGGTCACGGATTTGAACATGCCCAAGATGGACGGCCTCCAGGTCCTTTCCATCGTCCGCAAAAAATTTCCCGACCTGCGCACCGTCGTCCTCACTTCCGTCGTTGACGAACAATTCCGCTCGCGCGTTTATAGTCTCGGCGTGGATTTGTTCTGGCAAAAGCCCGGCTCCGGCGAGGAGATCAAACATTTTCTCGATTGCCTCGAATCCCTGATCGGCCGCGAATCCCAAAGCGGCTTCCGCGGCGTCCACAGCAAAAGCCTCGTGGACATCATCCAACTGGAATGTCTCTCCCAAAACTCCACCGTCCTCAAAATCACCAACGGCCCGCTCGTCGGTCGCATCTGGGTGCAGGGCGGCGAAGTGACCGATGCCGTCACCGATGACCTTGGCGGCGAACAAGCGTTTCATCGCATCCTCTCGTGGAGAGCGGGAAACTTCGAAGCCCTCCCCGCCGAGCCGAATCATCCCCGCACGATTTACAGTCCCTATCAAGGTTTGCTCCTCGAGACCGCGCAGGCGCATGACGAAAATCATGCCCAGCATCATCTCGAAGCCGCGCCTTCGCAAGCCGAACCCGGCCCGCTCGGCCAGATGTCCCGCGTCCCCGGCGTGGAATTCGTTCTCGTGCTCAAGCCCGGCGGCGAACCCGCCTTTGAATCTCGCGGCCTCGAGAATCCGCAACCCGTCGCCGATTGGAGCCGCGACACCCTCGAACAATTTCGCGCGCTCGGCGAACGCCTTCAGGCCGGCCCGCTCCAGCAGTTGGAAGGCCTCGGCCCGCAAGGCCACGTCGCCCTCGCGCATCACCACGACACGGATTTCTGCGTCGGCTGGAACCAGGACCTCACTTCCGGCCAAATCCAGGAATCAATGAAAAAAACTCTCGCACTATGGGTATCCTGA